The nucleotide sequence TTGTACCCAATTGACATCTATATATTATTTTGAGATAATTAATGAAATATCAAACTATCGTTgcttgttggaaaaaaaaaaaaaaaaatctcccaTGGACTGACTGCCTACTCGGTCGGCAACGTCCGTACAACAAATTTACAGAAGAAACACATTTCTCAAAAACGTTGAAATCTGCCATGCCCTCTACTAACTACTTACACGAAATTACTACAACATCATTTTCTGCAAGAGATAccaatatattatattatatatatatcacaataatCTTTATAGTTGTTTTAACTTATCTTAGTACTAATCAAtcttaattttatataattttcgaccaaaagcatgctattgattgaAGGTAAGAAcacatacaaagaaaataacGTGCATAGAAGGACAACGTTAAAACATTATCAAGACTTTTAAACCCGTTGAATGAAAAATATGCCCACACCAAAAATTTACAAACAAGAGATGTCCTAAGTCTATGATATCGGGCGATTCTTCAAACCAAGCAACATCTTGCTCACGATTTAAGTCACACATCGCCAATCTATGTGccccaatttgcttctctaaTAATAAGTCTTGTcttaatttatataattaaacaCAATAATTGAGTTagctttaaattttttattataccTACCTCCATGGCTCGTGATATGTCTTGGCTCGAGCCATGCAGGAGGGACAAAGAAGACACGACGCCGTGAATGTCAAGTTCCAGTAAGGATAATATATTGGTCAGCTCACATGTCACAAGAGGAGGGGTACGTGGCACCAATACTTGCTTTATCTTCTTATGTCGATGACAGCTGAAAGCCCCTTCCCTGATATGAATGCAGAAAGCCACGACCCACAGAAACACAACACAATCCCGCTGGAAAACGATAACCCTAAAAGTAAAatccaataaattaataattacgAATAATAACATACAGACCCAAGTGATCTCACATGATCTCTGTAATGCTGGAGGGATCATCTACttaaattgtattttataattatATGACGCGTTTGTTGATagttgaattattacttaaatgtttgattaacgtacttatttcttattggttaTAAATTACATGATTTATAAATGtcatgtaaaaatatgatttatataacatttttttttctgtaaatAGAAATAGAATTATTATtcatcaattaattaattaaaatattttatcatGCATGCAATGCATGGTCATGGATGTTGGCTAGGTACAaaattattttacatatataaatacaGACAAATCTAAACTAAAATATCAGATTAATAAGGGAGGGAGAGGGATTGGAGTTGAAAACTTATTGAATCTTGATGATGACAATATGTTGAGTTCTGAAAGAAGGGACACGTACCCATGTTGATAAACTGAGGACGGCACCGAATCCTTTTGacttcctccttttttttttcctctcattTCATTGCCTTCACTGGCTTTCCTATTTATACACCAACGTCTATGATACAGACCCTACAATCTAATCTGCATCGATccattcttctctctctctctcactaagCTCTTCATAATTTTGACCCATGTTTCTCAATTAATGTACATGAACAGTTGAGCACACGGTACTTTTAAGCTTGTGGGCAACGGAGCACTGGGATTTTAAAAGCAAAGCCAGAGAGCTTTTTCAAACAAAAACTTGAACACAATGGGAAGAGCACCTTGCTGTGACAAAAATGGCCTCAAGAAAGGCCCGTGGACGCCGGAGGAGGATCAGAAGCTCATGGATTATATTCAGAAACATGGTTATGGCAACTGGAGAACCCTCCCAAAGAATGCAGGTAATTAgtcatatattgtatatatgaggcttcatgtttaatttatttattatattaacTTGTTTTGTACATATATGGTTCAAATAATAGGTAACAGGGTTTAACTAAGTTTTGTTACTTTCAATTCTGTGTAGGGCTACAAAGATGCGGGAAGAGCTGCCGTCTCCGGTGGACAAACTATCTCCGACCGGACATCAAACGAGGTCGGTTTTCATTCGAAGAGGAGGAGACAATAATTCAACTCCATAGCATATTGGGCAACAAGTAAGCTAGCTAGCCtccttttttacttttctatttaTATAATATGTTGAAACTTGAACTTCATTGTTCAATAGTAGCATAATAATTAATATTCTATACTTCAGAATTcaacaattaattttttttttttgtcaaaacaattaattaattaattatcatgAATAGATGGTCTGCTATTGCTGCTCGTTTGCCCGGAAGAACCGACAACGAAATCAAGAACTACTGGAACACCCACATTAGGAAGAGGCTTCTCCGAATGGGAATTGATCCTGTCACCCACAGTCCCCGTCTTGATCTTCTCGACTTCTCATCCATTCTCTACAACTCATCTCATCACCACCATCAAATGAACAATTTTTCAAGGTTGCTTGGCCAACCAATTGGACTCAACCCTGAGCTACTAAGGCTAGCCACTTCTCTAATCCAATCCCGTGGAGAAAACAATAGTAACCAAAATTTCGTTCTTCAAAATGCTCAAGAAAATGATTACCACCAAATCTGCAACCCCCAAATCCAACCTCAACAACCAGTTCAAGACAATGTTCCATACCCTAATGAAGTTTCACAACTCATGCAGCAGCAGCCCAATGTAGAGTACCCATCAAGCCTAAGTGATTTTAGGTCACAAAACTCTCAACTCAACGAGTGGCAAAGTAATGTGGGGACTTCAAATTTTACGGAAGAGTACGTTGAGTTGCCAAGTTTTGCATACTTTGGGTCTGAACAGCATCAAACTGCTTTGGACCTTTCGCCGGAGACTTCAAATTTTCACTCCAACAACAGCAACCAGAACTTTAGCTTCACTTCGGTTCTCTCGACGCCTTCTTCAAGCCCGACGACTTTGAATTCGAATTCGACAACGTATTTCAACAGCGGCACAGAGGACGAACGGGAAAGCTACTGTAGCAACATGTTAAAGTTTGGGATCCCAGACATCTTGGGTGTTAATGAATTCATGTGATATTATTTACTATTACTTGTCAGGTTCGAACTGATCGTTGGGATTGATCAAGCTGTTGATACGTGTAGAATTTGCTAAGAATTAATCAGTGCATTAGTTTTGGTAATTTTACTGTATCCGGAATCTCTCCAAGTTCTTCATGTCCCTTTTCTTCTTTAAATGGAAAGTTTCCATAATTATCTCCTTAATTAGCAGTTTATCTTATCaagtattattttatatttttggtatgTTTATTTTATTCTAAATTCACGTCAAATACTTGGACAAATTGATGCCTGTTTATCAACGAAGACAAAaaccaaatatatataataatcgaATTGGATCTGTTCATCTGGCCGTTAagtataattaatcaattaattagtacatAATAGTTGGTAGACTCACAAGAAGCATAACATTTTAATAAATATGTCGCAGCAAAacaacatttcttcttcttttccttgcacaaatggagatttttcaatgtgtctgAAATACGAAATGTAATACCACATCTTATTATACaattagatgatttttttttctaagtgtTTCcaattgtataatgacatgCCCATATTCTACGCATACTGCAAAATCTTTCGCACAAATGaacaaatatattaaaaatgGAGCCacaaaaacatatattatttgcATCTAGCTATAAGAGGAAACTCAGGAAAGGCAAAAAGGGAAACTTGCACGTAGTAACAATGATCAAAGAGAAACAAAAGCTCAATGATTTGGTTTCTTGGCTCCCGACAGTGAGTCCAAGGTTCCGGCGACAAGGCCGGAGGTATCAGACGGAATACGTGAGATCGACACCTGTCTGGGCCACCTGTATGGCGGAGCGTCGTTTTCACGTgctaataaagtaataatttcaTGAGGTTATAGAAATATGCGAGTTTGACAAAACGGGGAAAGTACGTGTCGTCCTCTGAGCGGGGAGTGTTATTACGTTACGGGGACCACGTAAGGGGAAACCCTAGCTTTATTGAAAAATCATGTCGTGGTTCTTGTGCCGGTTTTGTCATCTTTTATCTTATGTCCATCTCAATGCTATGCAGAATTGCTGTATGATATCTCTATGCTAGCTGCTGTGGTGCATGCAGTGTCAACATTACGACCTAATATTAACTGCGTCAGCATCTAGGACACGTGGACTCGATGATGCAGAGGTGGGTCCCATAAATGAGCTTGGGGTTGGACCGGTTCGGTTGACCCCGGTTGGATAAATCAGTGGTCCTATCCTATGCAGTTAAAAGTTTACAACCTATGAAGTGGTAGTGTGGGCGTTGTGGGCAGTGGCGGaagatggaagaagaagaagaataacaaGGAAAGCGTATGGTGGTGAGGCTTTTGACTACAAATTTGTTTCTACTATAAAATCCTTTCAATAAGAATTTGGGGATGATGATTAATTATTGATTAGCTTAAGTGGGGTCGCTTTGCTGTTCTTTCCATGTGCATAGTATAATTCAAACACTTTGGAAATTTGACTGTCCAAAATTCAGACATCGACATGAAATTTCCATTGACAATAATATGTTGGGGACTTTTGTCATACAATAATTTTCCTAGAATCAATGGACAGCTCATGATCGTCATGCATGATTCACTTCGAATCTTGGTTTAGCCTTAATGAGATGACcacacccattttttttttctttggtgtaACCTTGATACCATATTTTTTCGAATGTACTCACATTATGtatgtttatgtttttatttatcaaTAATATGTACTTTAGGTTTGTGAAATATCAATTATGTCGTCGATTAATATGATAAAACGTAGATTAGTTAAATTACGTGGTGGTGTGACTGTCATACTTAAAAGTTCATCAAAACTATTGTTTCATATAGATCAGAGGGAGATTATGCACATTTTTCACCAAATCATTAGGCTCCAAGTCATTTGTCTCCACTGGTTTTATCATTTGATGCATGACTTGTGTCCGAGACTTGCATGGCATGGACTCTCTTACAAGTTAATCCAAAGAGAGtataaaatgaaatgaaaggGAGTAAAAGATTTACAAGACTCTCGAAGCCCTtggtactaattaattatacaaTTATCCAAGACTTCAAGTGACGTAAATTCTGTAAACCTTAATATTTTAGCTTCAGTTCTTCCTCCCCAAGGCATTGACACTTTGACACAAACACAAATGTGCATATTTGCAGAGAAATTACCTTGTAGTATGATTATAGTTACTGACGATTCATATACAAATTCGAAATACTTTCTCAACCGAATTCctgaacccccccccccccccccctctttttttttatttgaagtcAAAGCGATAGAAGATTTCATTGATAGGGAAAAAAGTACAAAAGAAGAGCAATCATTGCTCGGTCATACAATCCTCAAGTAAAGCATCTACAATGAAATCCGGAGGTTCTTCAATCCAAAGGCAGAGAGTGCTGATGGAGAGGCCAATAAGACGGTCAATTATGGATCTCATAATTATTGAATCTCAATTAGGTCAAGGATGACTTATCCacacatctctttttacttttcacatactTCTTATTAATTCTTGTCATTTGATCATTCTCAATTCATTTGATATAACAATTGGGGAGTAAAAGGGATTTAACCCCTTCATGCATGTAAGCCGTGCATCATTTAGACGTCAAGGCAAATTAGGCAGCTGATTATGATGTATGAGCTGCCAAACTGACAGCGTCTCCAACTTGTCTGATATGTAAAACTAAATTTTCAAAAAGTTTACATATGAAATTACTTCTGTATAAATCATTTGTAGAATACAAGGTGCAGTCCGGCTGGTCTTTGACTAATTGATAGAGTCAGACGGACCCTTTTCCATATCTTTCACTTTCACCTCGACCGCCCAAAGAAAAAGCCCTTCGAACCTTTTGAATAAGCAAACTCCTAAAGTGGGGGTATGTCTTTCAGCACCTGAGTTCTTTTGAACTCGAACCTTGCTGAGATGAGAAATTGACAATGCACCAATTATACACTTTTACGGATAAAATTTGCACAAAGATTGAAATCATGCACGTTGAGAATAATAAGATTCAAATTGAATCTTGTCTACATAAGATATTTTATATTTGGTTTTTTTCGTTAGTAAATCACACAATAATGATTAAAAAAAGACAGAAATATTTTTATGAATCTTTCTACCACCCAGAAAGATACATCTACCATCTGAAAGAATAAACTGCTTTGATGAATCACCGGCTATCCTCTTTtccaaaagggaaaaaaaaataaaagggtcTTGTCTACGTGACAATTTTTCCATTGAGGTGTGACGGCATCTTTGACAATGAATGAGTTGTCTTTTGGAGGCGTAGACATATAGGGTTTCTGTTGCAGCTATAGAAAGCAAATTTTAACACAACTAATTATAATCTCTGTGTCCATCAAATCACCACTAAAAAAACTATGAGTTTTCGCTCTTCACAATAGGAAGTTGTCGAATTCTCAAGGCAACTTTCTCTAATATGTTCAAACTTCAAAATCTTAGTGGcatgaaaattataattttcaacatacattttaaaattttccctAATTATATACGTAAAATGTTCACCTACATTTGAGACTTGCAATAAAATTATGCAAATGGAGTAATTGCACAAtgacattcaaaatgtatatcgaagttttcttcttcatcatgtGCCTTTCGGCGGGATgatgaaatttgggttttggaaCGTATATCACATCTTCTTGTCATAATCGAATTAATGCTACATAGATATAAGACTATTTCAGTCAAATTAAGAGAGCTTTGGGATATAATTGGAgggaaattcaattttttttgttttaaatattaattaacatCCATCAATGTCAGCGACTCAGCAAGAAGCCGTTGTCAATTCATTTCACTGAGCACTCTACGATCCTTAtcaatttaattaagaattaaaaCATTTGTGGTTGAGTGTAAGTGTCTTCACATTAGGGTTTGGAACTTTGGAAGATGTGTGACTTGATATGTAGACCAAGTAATGATAGGACGGAAACCGATGTaatcaaagaaattcaaaaattcggatttggattaaaattataaaaggtTTAGCCAATTGTACTCTGTATATAATATGCAATGTGACAGCAACAATAGTCTCACAAATTCGTGCTaaacaattaaattattacGTACAAAGAGGTCAAAGAGGAACAAGATGATCTAACATTTACTGGGAGGAGAATGTAAGTGAAGATAACTTTGCTATCATAGGATTGTAATTCCTCAGCCTTGGTGTGGCATGAACCCCCTCTGTCAGCGGTCTTTGCTtctttgcatttgaattttcttGGCTTTCCCTGTTTCCTATTTTCAAATTAATGTTTATTTTTGGCGTTTGAATCTTGTTTTGCAAGTTTATAGATTTGAAGCTCAAATTTTAGAGGGGTTAAACTCTACGTCCTCCTCTTTTCTTTGCATCTTTTATTTTCCAAAAACTCTTTACTACGAGGGGTATGATTTAACCCCTTGACTAGGAGcaactttttttatatttttaactcAATAAAGCTTCCCTTTGCGTTTGATGTTTTTTCCCCTTAAACcctaagggggcgtttgttgtactggactatctcggactggactaagCTCATGGACTAAGTaagactggcttagactagactaagctggattaatttagtgaagcgtttgttCCAGTGTCGGACTAACaagtaaaataatttttttattttttttcttttttctttttcctttaccATTTTCCAGAACACTTTCTGTGTCCGACAAAGTCCtcccttttctccattttttcttgAAATGTTATCCTCACAACCCAGAATCATCGTCTACTCGATTAGGTTCTTCTGATAATCCCCATGTGGAGCCTCTGCAACCACAGCTTCATCTCAATATTTTGCACATCTTCACAAATTCGCTCAAATCAAAAAACCCATATTCGCTGGGATTGAAAAAACCCATAttcaaatcacaaaacccaaattcaATCCCAAATTCGTTTGAATCACAAAACCCAACTTCACTGGAAGTGCAAATCCCATATTTGAATCACGAAACCCAGACGAAAAGATCCTGGGTTCGCGATGTAGGCAACGGCGAAGTGAGCAGACGAAGCAAGCAGGGAGAGGAGAGTTCGAGAGTGTAGGCAGGCAACGGCGAAGCGAGCAGATGAAGCAAGCGGGGAGAGGAGAGTTCGCGAGTGTAGGCAACAGCAAGCGAGCAGATGAGAGGAGAGAGGACGCGACACAGAGAGAGAACGGGACGCAGCATGGTCTTAGCAATCCCATGGTTTTTGGGAGGATTGGCTAAGAGCTCCTAGTGAAAGAGATAGTCCGTGCGAGTCCCCTTTAGTcccacttaacttagtcccagCACCTATCAAACATGGGACTGtaatccagtccagtccagtcccattTAATGAGGCCAAACAAACGGGCCCTAAGTGTATCTTATATGCGTTGTCGTCACCAATTTTGGCAAAAGCTAGCAAGGCCTTCGCGATGGATCATATGAGTGAAAACGAAGGTCATCCAACCACAAGGCTGCTTTTAATTATATAGATGGTTTCCCAATATTATTTGCATTGGTCAGAATTCAAGCCGTTTTCAAGTTAAGGTGTAGGATGTTGATTTATTGAGCCTTGGTTCACATTGAACCCTGATAGACGCAAGCAGAAgcatcatcttcttttttttttctttttttctttttttaattcaagCGGCTTTCAAGTTAAGGTGTAAGATGGTGATGCATTGAGCCTGGGTTCACACATGAACCCTAATAAACACAAGCAGAAGCTTCATCTCTTTTTTAATGgtgaaatatattatattaactTCGTTTCTCAATTGTCAATGCCGGTTGCAGAATAGTAGATTACGACATCCTAACCTtccatttttatatttttggtgtATGTGTTGGGGAGGGGGAGGGGACGACGTCCTAACCTTGAGGGGGAATCCAAACTATCCAGTTGCATGTGGCGAAACCATTAGCTCGATCATTCATTCATTTATGAGCcatttgataattatttcgttttcatttttcaatttttttttaaagctatCAAACTTTAGGGGCCATCAAACGGATACTAGAAGCACGATGGATTAAGACATGACTTGACCCAAATAGGATGCTTAAGTTATCAAAGTTTCCGCTAActaaaattttgtttgtttagaTTGATGTGTATCTCTACAGTTTGGTGGCAAGATATGTAACGTAGCAAACTTTTCTTTTATCAAAGAGGTAGGTTTATAGATCATTTATAGTTAAGACATGACTTCAATCAATATGATAAACCCAAATAGGATGCTCAAGGTATCAAAGTTTTTAGAACATCTTTATGTCGGATTATCTACAACTACTGGATCATCCTGTGATGGTTGCTCAATTGATAGTGTCTGTTATTGTGAAGTACAAAATGTTGAACAATTTTGTACCCCTTTTCCCCTTGCGTCGTTGGACTAATTAGCCTTTTTATGGGTATTGAAACCTTGGGCTTCAAGTTACATATATATTCCGTATCTTTCCAAATGTCCCTCTGTGAGAGTGATTTTGCTTGATTAAAAACCTTCACTCAGGGTTAGGATGCTAGTGTATGTATATCCATTATGCTCCTTCGACCACAGATAGTAAGACCGACGAATTCGATTCCGTTGGAGAAATCACAGATTCAGCATTTCTAATGCTTGCAAGACATCCTTCAACTCAAAATCGCATGTTTGTTCATTGAACCGTTCGTTCCACCAACTTATACCTCATGTCGTTCAAATGAAATGATTGAGTGTTCTCCATAAACATCCCCAACCATTGTAtttgaatgacacaaagtgtaAATTCTTAGTTTTCTCTCCAACTAGCAACTtcgagtatttatcaaatatagcaaaaaattaactgttaatttcaaaaatgtcactttttataaaaaaatttcaaatatatccaaaatatcacttaaatagacacaaatacactcaaaattaacaattaaataaattaaaggctttttagctaCTGTCACCTCAAGCTCCGGTCCAACTTCACCTTCGCTTCTACACTCCACCACCACAACCCTATTCCCTTCGACCCCCTCATCATCGACATTGAGCGCTGCCACGGTTACCGCAAGTGGAAGCAGCATAATTTCAATCATGCCTTCAATGCCTTTTTTCTtactaatatcatttttttagttttaaatataaaaatagtttttaaagtTAATCCACATGTTGTTATATGATTATAGGCCAAATCGGATTAATGGTCCCTGTGGTAACATGGTATTCAGAAGATAGTCCCTGCACTacaaaaattaggatttaaacccttgtAGTGGAGATTGTTAGCAAGTTTAATCCAAACTGTCATTTCTGTCAAATGTCAATTAGATGTAgggataaaattgtaaaaacgCAGCATCGAAAGTCAGAAGAGTCGCCTGTGATCGCGAACAGATGAAGATCGCGTTTCACCAACTCAAATCTCAAATCCCAGTCGGTCTCCTCCAAGTATCCATCCATCTAATTTGTCTCATTTTCTCAAATTTCTCGCACCTATTTCTATATTTAATGGATACTTGGTGAAATGGGTGTCAGACCCGATAATCTGGAAACGATATCCGGGGATTTCAAGCTGGTTTTTCCAGAATTCCAgagagatggttttttgttgaAGTTTTCTGGTtggtttttagagagagaggagagagagaagggaaggtGCGTGTGACTTTGGGCTCTGAACACTCTGACTTGGGTTTGGGAATTTGGGTTTGTGTGTGGGTGCGACTTTTCTAACTTCTAGAGAGAGATGGAAGAGGAGCAGAGAGAACCAAAATTTGCAGTCTTCGTGGGACTAAAGTTTCTAGTCTTACCCATGAAAAGACAAgatgtttagggtttaggtgagAGACAAGACGTTGGAGGCCGAAGAAGTCTTTGCATCTCTCACAattccattaatgaagcttgtAGGTCTCCAGACGCCGGAGATGGCGACGGAGGGCCGTTTCTCCACCATCGTCATCCAAACAGACCAATTCTCCGCATTATGTTTCAATTTCAAAACAATTCAATTGAAATTTctaaaaaattatgaattaatAAAATTTAGAATTGAGATTATTTGCAAAATTTATCGTCGGATTGGAATTGCCACGGGGATTCATAATTCATTTGAAAATGTTGGTGGAGACACAGATTAGAGAGAGAATGGAGATGAAGAGAGAACGTGAACAGAAGGAAGCGTGGTTGGACAAAATTACATATTTATCCCTTTATTTAACGGACATTGGATGGAAATGTTACTTTTGGGTTAAATTTGCTAACATTCTTC is from Malus sylvestris chromosome 5, drMalSylv7.2, whole genome shotgun sequence and encodes:
- the LOC126623509 gene encoding transcription factor MYB102-like, with the protein product MGRAPCCDKNGLKKGPWTPEEDQKLMDYIQKHGYGNWRTLPKNAGLQRCGKSCRLRWTNYLRPDIKRGRFSFEEEETIIQLHSILGNKWSAIAARLPGRTDNEIKNYWNTHIRKRLLRMGIDPVTHSPRLDLLDFSSILYNSSHHHHQMNNFSRLLGQPIGLNPELLRLATSLIQSRGENNSNQNFVLQNAQENDYHQICNPQIQPQQPVQDNVPYPNEVSQLMQQQPNVEYPSSLSDFRSQNSQLNEWQSNVGTSNFTEEYVELPSFAYFGSEQHQTALDLSPETSNFHSNNSNQNFSFTSVLSTPSSSPTTLNSNSTTYFNSGTEDERESYCSNMLKFGIPDILGVNEFM